The genomic segment ATCCGCGATTAGGGCGTCCACAAGTGCCCAATATTGTCGGGGTACCGTGGGAAACGACAGTGGCAGCAGTTGATCTCATCTTTGGTGGTATCCTGGATCGCTATCCCAAGGTGCGCATCTTGCTTGCACATGGTGGCGGCTACTTGCCATATCAACTTGGGCGGTTTGAGCAAGGGTATGCGGTCTGGCCACAACTGCGATCGCAGTTGCAGGATCGGCCACATGCCTATCTTCGGCGGTTCTGGTACGACACGGTGCTCTGGCGCTCTGAGGCGATTGCTTTTCTGCGCTCGGTTGTTGGGGCTGATCGGATCGTACCGGGATCGGATTATCCTTTTGATCTCTCCGTCTGGCCGCCAAGTGCAGAGGTGACTGATGGGGTACAGACGCTCCTCGGCAGTGCGCTGACTGGGCACAGTGAACCTTCAGGAGAGGAGCCTGCGCCAGCGGGTGTATGACGAGCGATGCACGTTTTGCCGTTTCAGGAACAATTCTGCTGATCCTGTACGAAGGAAGGAAGTGATTGTGGTTACGATATCGTGAACGTGAAGGTTGTGTTGATGTATTGGACACGATACCGTAGTGCTGATGCGATCTGCGAAGGAAGAGGGTGTGATGGGGCTGCAGGTGCCAAGTAGCCGAGCACAGACCGAGGCGCACCAGCCGGCCATTGCCGTACGGGTACGGGACGTGCGCAAGGCATTCCGGACAGCCCAGCGAGTAGTCCAGGCCTTAGATGGGGTGAGCTTTGAGGTGCCAGCTGGGACCTTCCTCGTGATTGTCGGACCCAGTGGCGGAGGGAAGACAACCCTGTTGCGGATTCTGGCAGGGCTGGAGCGGCCGGATGCTGGAGAAGTCTGGTGGCAGCCCAGTGCAGATGGCTGGCCGCCGTTTGCGATGGTCTTTCAGGAACAGTCCGTGTTTCCCTGGATGACGGTAGAGGAGAACGTGGCCTATGGCCTGCGCCTGCGGCGGGTGCCGCCAGCGGAACGGCGACGGATTGCTGAACAGTGGATTCAGAAGGTGGGATTGCGCTCGTTCGAACACGCCTATCCGCATCAGCTTTCAGGAGGCATGAAGCAGCGGGTGAGCATCGCACGGGCGTTTGCGGTTGACCCAGCGGTGCTCTTGATGGATGAGCCGTTCTCGGCGTTGGATGAGCAGACGCGGACGATTCTCCAGCAGGAGGTCTCGACCCTTTGTGAAGAGCAGCGGAAGACGGTGTTGTTTGTGACCCACAGCATCGATGAGGCGATTACTTTGGGCGATGCAGTGTTGATCCTGACACATCGACCAGGGAGGGTCAAGCAAATCCTGCCGATTCCGTTTGCGCGACCGCGGGATGTGGTGGGGGTGCGGGCGGACCCGCGTTATGGGGAGCTGTATGAAGCGATTTGGCAGCTCATTGCTGAGGAGGTCCGGCAGGGGCCGCGAGAGGAGTAGACCATGGTGGAAGAAAGCGCGCGGCTAGAAGGCATGACAGTGCCCCAGCGGCGGGTGCGGCGGCCGCGGGCCGGAGCCAAGACGGAAGCGGCGGTGCAGATCCTGTCACCAATTGTGCTGCTCGTGCTCTGGGAGGTGGCAGCGCGGCTTGGTCTGGTCGATCAGCGGTTCTTTCCGGCGCCGACGGCGATTGTGCGAGCGTTCTGGGAGGCGGTAACGACGGGCGTGTTGCTCCATCACCTCAAAATTACGTTGTGGCGCGTGCTGCTGGGGACTGTGCTTGGTGGAGGACCGGCGGTACTTCTGGGGCTGGCGATGGGGCTGTGGCGCTGGCTACGGCTGACGCTTGATCCGATCATTGCAGCAACCTACCCGTTGCCCAAGAGTGCGTTGTTCCCGCTTCTATTGCTGATCTTTGGTTTGGGTGAGGGATCCAAGGTGGCGATGGTGGCGATTGGCGTGTTCTATCTCGCGGTCACCAACGCTATGGAGGGGGTCTTGGCAATTAGCCCGGTTTACTTTGACGTGGCAGCGACTTTTGGTGCCAGCCGCTGGGATGTGATTCGGACAGTGGCCTTGCCAGGGGCACTGCCGTTAGTGCTGGCGGGGCTGCGACTGGGTGTGGGGACTGGGCTGATTTTAGGGGTGCTAGCGGAGATGTTGGGGGCGCGCGATGGGCTTGGCTACCTCTTGTGGAGCGCCTGGCAGACGTTCTCGGTCTCGTCGCTGTATGCCACGTTGTTTGTGACAGCAGTATTGGGGTTTGTGAGCGTGCAGATTGTTGATCTGCTTCGCCGACTTTTGGTTCCCTGGCAGCAAACTGGGCGTCGCTAAGGGAGATCCAGAGCAGACCGGTGCGCATTCGTTTGGTCGGCTTGTAGGGTGAGGAGGATGACCATGCGGCCGATAACCCGGCGGCAGGTGCTCCGTGGCCTTTTGCTCGGTTTCGCTAGCGGGGGGACGAGTGAGCTTCTCGTGGTGTGCACAGGTGCTGCCGCTTCGATTTGCAAGGGGAAAGGTTTTCCTGGCGGAAACGATGCGTGTGATCGATAATCTCACTGCTTCGATTGAGGATAAACAGCGCATTTATGAAGGGAATGCTCGTCGATTGTTGCGTTTGCGTTTGCCAAACGGAGAGGTGGAACGCAATGCCAATGCTTGAGGTGGTGGCAATGCGAGAGGAGCCGCTGTCGCTGGAGGCGAAGCGGGCGTTTGCTCGGACGGCGGTGGAGATTTTCCGCGAGGTTCTGGGGACGCCGCCCGGGCGATTGCAGCTCGCGTTTGTGCATCTGCGGCCGGAGGATAGTCTTGGGCTCCTTGCGGAGATGAATGAGGTGGATGAGGGCACGCAGGCGCAGTCAACGTCGTGAGGGGCAGCACTGCGCACGGGCGGCGTGGAGCCGGTGGTGGCGCAGGCGCGGTTCTGACAGACTTTCGGCTGCTCGCTTCATCATGTTCCCAATTGCTGCGTGATAAGCAAGCGATCACTTGTTGAGCGGGAAACGCTGTGCGTGCGGCAGCGTCGGCGGGGCAGGGTTGCCCGCTGTGGTGGTGGGTGGGAATGGTGCGCAGTGAAGCGGCGCGTGGTCTTGCCTGGAGTCGATCCTGCGATAGCGGGAGGGTGCATGGACGCCGCTCACGGGGCGGCTCGCCGGCAACACGGTGTGGCGATGGGCTGCTTGACCGATGTTGATGGGGCGCCGCCGCTGATGTACGCGGGTTAGCGCGGTTGAGGCTGCGTTGAGGGGACAAGCGTAGTAGAGATCAGCGGAACGAGTTGGGGTGTTTGGCGGCCGCGTGGCAAGCAGTGGGGAGGGGAAACACCGGCGGA from the Thermorudis peleae genome contains:
- a CDS encoding ABC transporter ATP-binding protein, which translates into the protein MGLQVPSSRAQTEAHQPAIAVRVRDVRKAFRTAQRVVQALDGVSFEVPAGTFLVIVGPSGGGKTTLLRILAGLERPDAGEVWWQPSADGWPPFAMVFQEQSVFPWMTVEENVAYGLRLRRVPPAERRRIAEQWIQKVGLRSFEHAYPHQLSGGMKQRVSIARAFAVDPAVLLMDEPFSALDEQTRTILQQEVSTLCEEQRKTVLFVTHSIDEAITLGDAVLILTHRPGRVKQILPIPFARPRDVVGVRADPRYGELYEAIWQLIAEEVRQGPREE
- a CDS encoding ABC transporter permease is translated as MVEESARLEGMTVPQRRVRRPRAGAKTEAAVQILSPIVLLVLWEVAARLGLVDQRFFPAPTAIVRAFWEAVTTGVLLHHLKITLWRVLLGTVLGGGPAVLLGLAMGLWRWLRLTLDPIIAATYPLPKSALFPLLLLIFGLGEGSKVAMVAIGVFYLAVTNAMEGVLAISPVYFDVAATFGASRWDVIRTVALPGALPLVLAGLRLGVGTGLILGVLAEMLGARDGLGYLLWSAWQTFSVSSLYATLFVTAVLGFVSVQIVDLLRRLLVPWQQTGRR
- a CDS encoding tautomerase family protein, giving the protein MPMLEVVAMREEPLSLEAKRAFARTAVEIFREVLGTPPGRLQLAFVHLRPEDSLGLLAEMNEVDEGTQAQSTS